Proteins from a genomic interval of Cucumis melo cultivar AY chromosome 7, USDA_Cmelo_AY_1.0, whole genome shotgun sequence:
- the LOC103503051 gene encoding suppressor protein SRP40 → MASNFIIGFHCSNPPFSSSSSSSSSSSSSNLLLSKSLPLKFHSRCSSSSRKFAVSESAEGRVNEEEFLISSSSGSSSSARTQLDLLEQLSSGSQLVDGYESDGSYGKTTIRDQLAQLFRDRDDDFSVPLGKNLKKVSAKFLTISQKRNIKRQAYLNEVSQRNDSVFFATVGAFVILPPIVILGIAILTGYVQLFP, encoded by the exons ATGGCCTCCAATTTCATTATTGGATTTCATTGCTCAAATCcacccttttcttcttcttcttcttcttcttcttcttcttcttcttcaaatctGCTGCTTAGCAAATCGCTGCCCTTGAAGTTCCATTCTCGTTGTTCATCTTCTTCGAGAAAATTCGCTGTTTCTGAGAGCGCCGAGGGTAGAGTTAACGAAGAGGAATTTCTCATTTCGTCTTCTTCTG GATCATCTTCTTCTGCACGCACACAACTCGATCTCTTGGAGCAACTCTCTTCTGGTAGCCAATTAGTTGATG GTTATGAAAGCGATGGCAGTTACGGGAAAACTACGATTCGTGATCAGCTTGCGCAATTGTTCAGAGACAGAGATGACGATTTTAGCGTTCCGTTGGGTAAGAACTTGAAGAAGGTTAGTGCCAAGTTTTTGACAATTTCTCAGAAGAGGAATATCAAAAGACAAGCATACCTTAATGAAGTATCTCAAAGAAACGATTCTGTTTTCTTTGCTACAGTTGGAGCATTTGTAATTTTGCCCCCTATTGTAATATTGGGAATTGCTATACTAACTGGTTATGTGCAACTTTTTCCatga
- the LOC103503049 gene encoding GDSL esterase/lipase At4g10955 isoform X1 produces the protein MANCDAAELTPAKTTTALAAAESHPYAFHVSGPRNVTSPNWRDLINSSWKDGNYKRTVMACFIQAVYLLELDRQENRSNKENALAPKWWIPFKYKLVQTLIDERDGSIFGAILEWDRSAAMADLVLIRPSGAPRAVLALRGTLLKSPTIRRDIEDDLRFLAWESLKGSVRFNVALEALKSVAESYGSNNVCVAGHSLGAGFALQVGKALAKEGIYVETHLFNPPSVSVAMSLRNIGEKAEFAWKRIKSMIPSGSETTENSSNIEEEKSYGVTGLKSWVSNLNRLKNPGVGIGKWVPHLYVNNSDYICCSYTEKSDQVEKSNEGKENVNTTNGRAVAAAAAAKLFVMSKGKQKFLEAHGLEQWWSDDLQLQLALHDSKLISRQLKSLYTISAPQSNTGKS, from the exons ATGGCAAATTGTGATGCCGCGGAACTAACACCCGCAAAGACCACGACGGCGTTGGCAGCGGCAGAGTCTCATCCGTATGCTTTTCATGTATCTGGACCTCGAAATGTTACTTCTCCTAATTGGCGAGACCTCATTAATTCCAGTTG GAAGGATGGGAATTACAAAAGAACTGTTATGGCCTGTTTTATTCAAGCAGTTTACTTGCTTGAACTAGACAGACAAGAGAACAGAAGCAACAAAGAAAATGCTCTAGCTCCCAAATGGTGGATCCCCTTCAAATACAAGCTAGTTCAAACCTTAATTGATGAAAGGGATGGATCAATATTTGGTGCAATACTAGAATGGGATAGGTCTGCAGCCATGGCCGATTTAGTACTCATCAGACCCAGTGGTGCACCAAGGGCAGTTTTGGCCTTAAGAGGGACATTACTCAAAAGCCCAACAATTCGCAGGGATATCGAGGACGACCTTCGGTTCCTCGCTTGGGAAAGCCTAAAGGGTTCTGTCAGGTTTAATGTAGCTTTGGAAGCTTTGAAATCAGTTGCTGAGAGTTACGGAAGCAACAATGTTTGTGTTGCTGGTCATTCCTTAGGTGCTGGGTTTGCTCTACAAGTCGGAAAAGCCTTAGCTAAAGAAGGAATTTATGTTGAAACTCATTTGTTCAATCCTCCTTCTGTTTCAGTAGCTATGAGTTTGAGAAACATTGGAGAAAAAGCAGAATTTGCTTGGAAGAGAATCAAATCAATGATTCCTTCAGGGAGTGAAACAACAGAGAACAGCAGCaatattgaagaagaaaaatcatATGGAGTAACTGGTTTAAAGAGCTGGGTATCGAATCTAAACAGATTAAAGAATCCTGGGGTGGGAATTGGGAAATGGGTTCCTCATTTATATGTAAATAATAGTGATTATATATGCTGTTCATATACTGAAAAATCAGATCAAGTAGAGAAAAGTAATGAAGGGAAAGAGAATGTTAATACCACAAATGGGAGAGCAGTAGCGGCGGCGGCAGCAGCAAAGTTGTTTGTAATGTCAAAAGGAAAGCAGAAGTTTCTTGAAGCTCATGGATTGGAACAATGGTGGTCTGATGATTTGCAGCTTCAGTTAGCTCTCCATGACAGCAAGCTCATAAGCAGGCAGCTTAAGTCCCTGTACACCATTTCAGCACCACAATCAAACACAGGGAAATCCTAG
- the LOC103503049 gene encoding GDSL esterase/lipase At4g10955 isoform X2 — protein sequence MLFMYLDLEMLLLLIGETSLIPVEFCCRKDGNYKRTVMACFIQAVYLLELDRQENRSNKENALAPKWWIPFKYKLVQTLIDERDGSIFGAILEWDRSAAMADLVLIRPSGAPRAVLALRGTLLKSPTIRRDIEDDLRFLAWESLKGSVRFNVALEALKSVAESYGSNNVCVAGHSLGAGFALQVGKALAKEGIYVETHLFNPPSVSVAMSLRNIGEKAEFAWKRIKSMIPSGSETTENSSNIEEEKSYGVTGLKSWVSNLNRLKNPGVGIGKWVPHLYVNNSDYICCSYTEKSDQVEKSNEGKENVNTTNGRAVAAAAAAKLFVMSKGKQKFLEAHGLEQWWSDDLQLQLALHDSKLISRQLKSLYTISAPQSNTGKS from the exons ATGCTTTTCATGTATCTGGACCTCGAAATGTTACTTCTCCTAATTGGCGAGACCTCATTAATTCCAGTTG AATTTTGCTGCAGGAAGGATGGGAATTACAAAAGAACTGTTATGGCCTGTTTTATTCAAGCAGTTTACTTGCTTGAACTAGACAGACAAGAGAACAGAAGCAACAAAGAAAATGCTCTAGCTCCCAAATGGTGGATCCCCTTCAAATACAAGCTAGTTCAAACCTTAATTGATGAAAGGGATGGATCAATATTTGGTGCAATACTAGAATGGGATAGGTCTGCAGCCATGGCCGATTTAGTACTCATCAGACCCAGTGGTGCACCAAGGGCAGTTTTGGCCTTAAGAGGGACATTACTCAAAAGCCCAACAATTCGCAGGGATATCGAGGACGACCTTCGGTTCCTCGCTTGGGAAAGCCTAAAGGGTTCTGTCAGGTTTAATGTAGCTTTGGAAGCTTTGAAATCAGTTGCTGAGAGTTACGGAAGCAACAATGTTTGTGTTGCTGGTCATTCCTTAGGTGCTGGGTTTGCTCTACAAGTCGGAAAAGCCTTAGCTAAAGAAGGAATTTATGTTGAAACTCATTTGTTCAATCCTCCTTCTGTTTCAGTAGCTATGAGTTTGAGAAACATTGGAGAAAAAGCAGAATTTGCTTGGAAGAGAATCAAATCAATGATTCCTTCAGGGAGTGAAACAACAGAGAACAGCAGCaatattgaagaagaaaaatcatATGGAGTAACTGGTTTAAAGAGCTGGGTATCGAATCTAAACAGATTAAAGAATCCTGGGGTGGGAATTGGGAAATGGGTTCCTCATTTATATGTAAATAATAGTGATTATATATGCTGTTCATATACTGAAAAATCAGATCAAGTAGAGAAAAGTAATGAAGGGAAAGAGAATGTTAATACCACAAATGGGAGAGCAGTAGCGGCGGCGGCAGCAGCAAAGTTGTTTGTAATGTCAAAAGGAAAGCAGAAGTTTCTTGAAGCTCATGGATTGGAACAATGGTGGTCTGATGATTTGCAGCTTCAGTTAGCTCTCCATGACAGCAAGCTCATAAGCAGGCAGCTTAAGTCCCTGTACACCATTTCAGCACCACAATCAAACACAGGGAAATCCTAG
- the LOC103503049 gene encoding GDSL esterase/lipase At4g10955 isoform X3: MLFMYLDLEMLLLLIGETSLIPDGNYKRTVMACFIQAVYLLELDRQENRSNKENALAPKWWIPFKYKLVQTLIDERDGSIFGAILEWDRSAAMADLVLIRPSGAPRAVLALRGTLLKSPTIRRDIEDDLRFLAWESLKGSVRFNVALEALKSVAESYGSNNVCVAGHSLGAGFALQVGKALAKEGIYVETHLFNPPSVSVAMSLRNIGEKAEFAWKRIKSMIPSGSETTENSSNIEEEKSYGVTGLKSWVSNLNRLKNPGVGIGKWVPHLYVNNSDYICCSYTEKSDQVEKSNEGKENVNTTNGRAVAAAAAAKLFVMSKGKQKFLEAHGLEQWWSDDLQLQLALHDSKLISRQLKSLYTISAPQSNTGKS; encoded by the exons ATGCTTTTCATGTATCTGGACCTCGAAATGTTACTTCTCCTAATTGGCGAGACCTCATTAATTCCA GATGGGAATTACAAAAGAACTGTTATGGCCTGTTTTATTCAAGCAGTTTACTTGCTTGAACTAGACAGACAAGAGAACAGAAGCAACAAAGAAAATGCTCTAGCTCCCAAATGGTGGATCCCCTTCAAATACAAGCTAGTTCAAACCTTAATTGATGAAAGGGATGGATCAATATTTGGTGCAATACTAGAATGGGATAGGTCTGCAGCCATGGCCGATTTAGTACTCATCAGACCCAGTGGTGCACCAAGGGCAGTTTTGGCCTTAAGAGGGACATTACTCAAAAGCCCAACAATTCGCAGGGATATCGAGGACGACCTTCGGTTCCTCGCTTGGGAAAGCCTAAAGGGTTCTGTCAGGTTTAATGTAGCTTTGGAAGCTTTGAAATCAGTTGCTGAGAGTTACGGAAGCAACAATGTTTGTGTTGCTGGTCATTCCTTAGGTGCTGGGTTTGCTCTACAAGTCGGAAAAGCCTTAGCTAAAGAAGGAATTTATGTTGAAACTCATTTGTTCAATCCTCCTTCTGTTTCAGTAGCTATGAGTTTGAGAAACATTGGAGAAAAAGCAGAATTTGCTTGGAAGAGAATCAAATCAATGATTCCTTCAGGGAGTGAAACAACAGAGAACAGCAGCaatattgaagaagaaaaatcatATGGAGTAACTGGTTTAAAGAGCTGGGTATCGAATCTAAACAGATTAAAGAATCCTGGGGTGGGAATTGGGAAATGGGTTCCTCATTTATATGTAAATAATAGTGATTATATATGCTGTTCATATACTGAAAAATCAGATCAAGTAGAGAAAAGTAATGAAGGGAAAGAGAATGTTAATACCACAAATGGGAGAGCAGTAGCGGCGGCGGCAGCAGCAAAGTTGTTTGTAATGTCAAAAGGAAAGCAGAAGTTTCTTGAAGCTCATGGATTGGAACAATGGTGGTCTGATGATTTGCAGCTTCAGTTAGCTCTCCATGACAGCAAGCTCATAAGCAGGCAGCTTAAGTCCCTGTACACCATTTCAGCACCACAATCAAACACAGGGAAATCCTAG
- the LOC103503049 gene encoding GDSL esterase/lipase At4g10955 isoform X4, translating into MACFIQAVYLLELDRQENRSNKENALAPKWWIPFKYKLVQTLIDERDGSIFGAILEWDRSAAMADLVLIRPSGAPRAVLALRGTLLKSPTIRRDIEDDLRFLAWESLKGSVRFNVALEALKSVAESYGSNNVCVAGHSLGAGFALQVGKALAKEGIYVETHLFNPPSVSVAMSLRNIGEKAEFAWKRIKSMIPSGSETTENSSNIEEEKSYGVTGLKSWVSNLNRLKNPGVGIGKWVPHLYVNNSDYICCSYTEKSDQVEKSNEGKENVNTTNGRAVAAAAAAKLFVMSKGKQKFLEAHGLEQWWSDDLQLQLALHDSKLISRQLKSLYTISAPQSNTGKS; encoded by the coding sequence ATGGCCTGTTTTATTCAAGCAGTTTACTTGCTTGAACTAGACAGACAAGAGAACAGAAGCAACAAAGAAAATGCTCTAGCTCCCAAATGGTGGATCCCCTTCAAATACAAGCTAGTTCAAACCTTAATTGATGAAAGGGATGGATCAATATTTGGTGCAATACTAGAATGGGATAGGTCTGCAGCCATGGCCGATTTAGTACTCATCAGACCCAGTGGTGCACCAAGGGCAGTTTTGGCCTTAAGAGGGACATTACTCAAAAGCCCAACAATTCGCAGGGATATCGAGGACGACCTTCGGTTCCTCGCTTGGGAAAGCCTAAAGGGTTCTGTCAGGTTTAATGTAGCTTTGGAAGCTTTGAAATCAGTTGCTGAGAGTTACGGAAGCAACAATGTTTGTGTTGCTGGTCATTCCTTAGGTGCTGGGTTTGCTCTACAAGTCGGAAAAGCCTTAGCTAAAGAAGGAATTTATGTTGAAACTCATTTGTTCAATCCTCCTTCTGTTTCAGTAGCTATGAGTTTGAGAAACATTGGAGAAAAAGCAGAATTTGCTTGGAAGAGAATCAAATCAATGATTCCTTCAGGGAGTGAAACAACAGAGAACAGCAGCaatattgaagaagaaaaatcatATGGAGTAACTGGTTTAAAGAGCTGGGTATCGAATCTAAACAGATTAAAGAATCCTGGGGTGGGAATTGGGAAATGGGTTCCTCATTTATATGTAAATAATAGTGATTATATATGCTGTTCATATACTGAAAAATCAGATCAAGTAGAGAAAAGTAATGAAGGGAAAGAGAATGTTAATACCACAAATGGGAGAGCAGTAGCGGCGGCGGCAGCAGCAAAGTTGTTTGTAATGTCAAAAGGAAAGCAGAAGTTTCTTGAAGCTCATGGATTGGAACAATGGTGGTCTGATGATTTGCAGCTTCAGTTAGCTCTCCATGACAGCAAGCTCATAAGCAGGCAGCTTAAGTCCCTGTACACCATTTCAGCACCACAATCAAACACAGGGAAATCCTAG